The Primulina eburnea isolate SZY01 chromosome 12, ASM2296580v1, whole genome shotgun sequence genome includes the window TCTTTATCTTCTTCCTCAACATCATGCATGGCAGTGTCGGTTTTCGGAACATAACCAGCCTCTTTCATCTTCCCCACTAGGACATCCAACTCTTCGTAGATCTTTAACGAATTAGGGTGTGATCTATCACCAGCAAGAAAAGTGTGGATCTTGTCTTGAAGCTCAACGTTACTCATACCAGGTATTTTCTTGATTCCTCTCCCTTTCATCATAGATCGAATTATTGTTACGTCTTTCCATCTCCCTGCCTTAGCATAAATATTCGATAACATTACAAAATAACCAGATTGCTGTGGAGCCAACTCGAAAAGATGATCTGCAGCTACAACTCCAATATCCATGTTATTGTAGACGTGGCAAGCACTTAATAGAGCTCCCCAAGCCCTCTCGTTTGGTTCCATTGGCAttttcttgatatgattatatgcCTCATCCACTAGACCAGCACGTCCAAGTAGATCAACGATGCAAGTAGAGTGTTCTAACCTTGGAACTATCTTATATTCATCTGTCATCAATCTATAATAATATCTCCCTTCTGATAACAATCCCGCGTGGCTGCAAGCCGAAAGAATTGAGACAAAAGCTATAGAATCGGGAACAAAACCTAAGTCCTGCATTTTAGTAAATAACTCAATGGCTTGATAACCTTGGCCGCTCCTACCATAGGCAGACATCAATGAAGTCCATGATACAATGTCCTTAACGTGCATCTTATCAAACACCTCTCTCGCTTCTTGCAAACATCCACACTTGGCAAACATGTCGATTAACGCATTCTCTATAGACAAGTTTGGCAAAAGGCCCTTCGTTTTAACATATTCATGAATCCGTTTTCCTAGTGATACGGCAGAAAGATCCCCACATGCCGGTAGAATGCTAGTTATAGTAATAGCATCCGGTTCCACCCCACGAGCTTGCATTTGTGAATAAAGCCCAACAGCCTCACTAGGCATCAAATTATTTGTATACACGGCTATCATCACATTCCAAGCCACCAATTCTTCTTTGGCCAtatccatgaaaatttttctcacAAACACAATATTTTCCGTGCTTGTATTAGTCACAGCAGGTGAGAGGCTAGCCATTGTACCCGAATCAGGTTTCACACCTACTGATTCCATCTCTTTACACACTTCAAGTGCATCATCAAACCTCCCATTTTGTGCGTAACCGGCAACCATAGAATTCCAAGAAACAATATCCCTACGGAGCATTTCATTAAGAACTTGCCTTGCATTCACCAGACCACCACATTTCCCATACATTGCGACGAGACCATTCCCAGTAAACAAGGTCAAATCAAGTCCCTTCTTCACAGCCGGGCAGTGAATTTGCAATCCGAACCTCAAATCATTCGACCCGGAACAAGCCTTCAGAATGCAAGGTAACGTGTAATGATCTGGCGCAACCCCTGACGAAAGTATACTCTTGTACATCAAAATCGCGTCTTTATAACAATTATTATTCACATAACTTCGGATCATGACATTACAGATAACAGTATTTCTTTCAGGAATTTTATCAAACAACTTCCGGGTCGTGTCAGGCCTACCACGAGCAGCATATGCTCTCATCAACTTTATGGCGAGCGCTGTGTCTGAGTTTAAATTAATATCGGAAACAATTCTTGAGTGGAGTTTCTTGAGGGTTTTGATATCAGGGTTCTTGTCTAACAACAGGTTTATGATATCCTTACTGTTTTTAAGGAAAGATGGCGGTTTTTGAATGGGATTCAGAACATGGCGGGAAAGCTTTGTTGGGTTCTTCAACGGTTTCATCGACTGCAAAATTTTGACATCATCACAGGAAATCTAATCTCCTCGACATGGTAGATAAAAACCTGCAGGATTAATTAACTTTGGAAGCAGCATTTTTTGTCCAAATTTAGGAttcttaattttcaaaaaaataatttcaaaaataatcttCATAActataataatttattaaaatataattcttTTGTTGTTTGTTtttcattaaatttaattttattgttagttTTGTTCATATGAgatttttatttgattaatcaatataacaaatattatttaattatttacatattttgataaatatatatgtacaatgaattttttttatatcaatcCAAAAAATATGATACAAAT containing:
- the LOC140806956 gene encoding putative pentatricopeptide repeat-containing protein At3g49142 is translated as MKPLKNPTKLSRHVLNPIQKPPSFLKNSKDIINLLLDKNPDIKTLKKLHSRIVSDINLNSDTALAIKLMRAYAARGRPDTTRKLFDKIPERNTVICNVMIRSYVNNNCYKDAILMYKSILSSGVAPDHYTLPCILKACSGSNDLRFGLQIHCPAVKKGLDLTLFTGNGLVAMYGKCGGLVNARQVLNEMLRRDIVSWNSMVAGYAQNGRFDDALEVCKEMESVGVKPDSGTMASLSPAVTNTSTENIVFVRKIFMDMAKEELVAWNVMIAVYTNNLMPSEAVGLYSQMQARGVEPDAITITSILPACGDLSAVSLGKRIHEYVKTKGLLPNLSIENALIDMFAKCGCLQEAREVFDKMHVKDIVSWTSLMSAYGRSGQGYQAIELFTKMQDLGFVPDSIAFVSILSACSHAGLLSEGRYYYRLMTDEYKIVPRLEHSTCIVDLLGRAGLVDEAYNHIKKMPMEPNERAWGALLSACHVYNNMDIGVVAADHLFELAPQQSGYFVMLSNIYAKAGRWKDVTIIRSMMKGRGIKKIPGMSNVELQDKIHTFLAGDRSHPNSLKIYEELDVLVGKMKEAGYVPKTDTAMHDVEEEDKENHLVVHSEKLAIVFAIMNSKPGMPIRVTKNLRVCEDCHFAIKFISQISEREIIIRDTNRFHHFENGACSCGDYW